tgcttggcctcaccggaatccgCTATTTAAAGGCGGCCACACCCGGCTAAACTCCACACCACAACCCATCTGCTCCACATCCTCCTCCCTTGCACCACATTCACCACGACTGCGAGCGGGAACACTCTGGGGGAGAGCCCGTCGACGGAGATGAAGCACGATATCCCGCCCTTGTGGGTACCTTGCAGAGACGCTGTGCTAAGCGGATCGAGGCCAGCTTGTCGGCTAGCTCGCTCGAGGTCTTCGATGATGACCCCACAATGAAGACGAGGTTCGACGACGACACCGGGCCTGAGTTGGCACTTGTGCTTGCCGTCATGACCATGGAGCAGGCCAACCGCGCTATGCCGCCGCCATGGCGGATGAGGAACACCCCACACCGGCTCTTATGTCGGCGTTCCAGCAGGCGCACGAGAAGCAGAggtacctgttggaaatatgccctagaggcaataataaaagtattattattatatttccttgttcatgataattgtcttttattcatgctataactgtattatccggaaatcgtaatacacgtgtgaatacatagaccacaatatgtccctagtgagcctctagttgactagctcgttgtgatcaacagatagtcatggtttcctggctatggacattggatgtcgttgataacgggatcacatcattaggagaatgatgtgatggacaagacccaatcctaagactagcacaaaagatcgtgtagttcatttgctagagctttgcgaatgtcaagtatctcttcctttgaccatgagatcgtataactcctggataccgtaggagtgctttgggtgtatcaaacgtcacaacgtaactgggtgactataaaggtgcactacaggtatctccgaaagtatctattgttttatgcggatcgagactgggatttgtcactccgtgtaaacggagaggtatctctgggcccactcggtaggacatcatcatatgcgcaatgtgaccaaggagttgatcacgggatgatgtgttacggaacgagtaaagtgacttgctggtaacgagattgaacaaggtattggataccgacgatcgaatctcgggcaagtaacataccgatagacaaagggaattgtatacgggatcgattgagtccttgacatcgtggttcatccgatgagatcatcgtggaacatgtgggagccatcatgggtatccagatcccgctgttggttattgaccggagatcgtctcggtcatgtctgcatgtctcccgaacccgtagggtctacacacttaaggttcgatgacgctagggttataaaggaagcttgtatgtggtaaccgaatgttgttcgaagtcccggatgagatcccggacgtcacgaggagttccggaatggtccggaggtaaagatttatatataggaagtcctgtttcggcaatcgggacaagtttcggggtcatcggtattgtaccgggaccaccggaagggtcccgggggcccaccgggtggggccacctgccccggggggccacatgggctgtagggggtgcgccttggcctacatgggccaagggcaccagccccaagaggcccatgcgcaaggaaacttggagagggaagagtcctaaagggggaaggcacctccgaggtgccttggggaggatggactcctccccatccttagccgcaccccttccttggaggagggggcaaggctgcgccctccccctctcccttggccctatatatagtggggaaaaggaggagcaatcatacctaaggcctttggttgcctccctctccctcccgtgacacatctcctctcccgtaggtgctcggtgaagccctgcaggattgccacgctcctccatcaccaccacgccgttgtgctggtgttggatggagtcttcctcaacctctccctctctccttgctggatcaaggcgtgggagacgtcaccgggctgtacgtgtgttgaacgcggaggtgccgtccgttcggcacttgatcatcggtgatctgaatcacgacgagtacgactccatcaaccccgttcacttgaacgcttccgcttagcgatctacaagggtatgtagatgcactcccctttctactcgttgctggtctctccatagatagatcttggtgattcgtaggaaaatttttgaatttctgctacgttccccaacagtaccacCATCTTCCCCTCGGGCAGCACGAACTGGCGGAGGGCCAAATCTACGGTGAGCGTGCAAGTGAGGAGGTCGTGGCCGCCATGGCCGCGGCAAACCCGAACTTCGTTGCGGAGCAACGGGCGCTCTACGCGGCCGCGCGTTCTTAACGCGCCACTCTTAACGCAGTGCCGGCACAGCCAAATGCGGCCGCGGCCGCACGAGCGCTGGCAGCGAAAGCGGACGAGGACATGAATGCCGCCAGCTACGCCTCCTACGCACCCCCGTCCAACTTTCTGGGGCGCGTGTGGCAGGTGGACAGTGCCAGACCGTCCACGTCCATCATCGACCTCAAGTCCACTGGTAACGGCGACGGATTGGTCGCggactccttcgaggatgagtaACGCATGGGAGGCAACAAGGCATTGTGTTCCATGTGGGCCGATCGatatcccatgttctactcttcctcgccggaatgTGCACCTCCACTTCACAAGTCATGAAGCCCTCCGCCGTCATGGAGACGAAAGAAGGAGGACATGATCGCTGATGCCGAATACGAAGGAAATGGACGACAGGCATCGCTATAGGATAGGTTTAGGGTTGGGCCGTTTCTTTTCTTCTAAATGTTCGAAATATAATGAAAATGTTtgaaatgtactccctccatcccaaaatagatgacttaactttgtactccctccgtctcataatgtaagacgttttttaacactcgGAGGGATTAATGAATTTCGTCTGGTTTATGTGACATTcgtcgtgtttgcacgaattttgttCGGTTGATGTGAAAATCTattgtgtttgcacgaatttcgcctGGTTAGTTAAAATCCAGCTTGAAATGTATGGTTGGACCAAATTTGCGGGTTAGCGTGAAATGCACTTAGTGAATGTGAAAActgtaaaaagaaaaaagaaaaaaaatgaagggTGAAAACTGTAGCTCCGGAGAGGCCGCGGTCCACTCGTTTCCCGACCCAAACCCTCGCCTCCGCCGCACCatgccgccggcggcggcgctgaTGAGCGACCTCGTAGAGGATCTGTTCCTCCGCCTTTCGCCGGAGCTCGTCGAGGAGGTGTTTTTCCGCCTCCCGCCGGACGAGCCCGCCTGTCTCGTCCGTGCCTCCGCCGTCTGCAAGCCCTGGCGCCGCATCCTCGCCGATTCGGGCTTTCTCCGCCGCTACCGCAAGTTCCACGGAACGCCTCCCGTCCTGGGGCTCTTCCAACGGGGCGACTGGCTCTTCCAAAAGGGATCCCGCTTCGTTCCCACCTCCGCCCTCTTCCCTGCCCAGCCTGACCATCCCGATTGCTTTGCCATGGACTGCCGCCACGGCCGCGCCCTCTTCGCCCGCATCTGGGACACCTCCGTCCTCATGGTCTTGGACCCTGTGACGGGCCACCAGCGCCTCGTGACCTCCCCCTATACTCACCCGGTCAGCTTCAGTGCGGCGGTGTTCTGCGCCGGCGCCGCACAAGGCTGCGACCACCATGGTTGCCAAGCAGGGCACTTCCGTCTGGCCGTCGTGACCACCAATGATGTCCAAGAGGTCACATCGGGCTGGCTCTACTCGTCGGAGACTCGCGTGTGGAGCCAGCTCACCTCTCTTCATCACCCCAATGTCAGATTTATCAATTCAGCTGCGCCTAGCGTCCTTGTGGGTGATGCACTCTACTTCAACTTGGGCGGCATCATCGAGTGCCAACTTGGTACAGTCTGCTTGTCAATGTTGGAGAAGCCAATCGATGGCAATGGGACTCTCATGGCGACGCAAGACGGTCTGCTGGGATTCGCTGCCGTGGTGGATGCCGCAAATCTAACCCTTTGGTCGAGGGAGGCCGGACCCAAGGGAGCCATGGGATGGGCAAAACTCAGGATAATTGATCTTGAGGCGCTGCTCCCTGTTGGTGCCATGTCCCTAACATTGGAATTCAGGAGGCGGGTACATGCATTGGTGACCAGTGGCATCGCGGAGGGCACCCAAATCATTTTTGTGATAACTCGTGATGGTTCTTATATGGTTGATCTCGAGTCAGGGCGAGTCAGGCCCGTGTCTTGTCTTTGCAGAAAAATCTTTCCCTACATGAGCTTCTACATCCCAGGTACTATTAACTATGTGCATAGTATATAGTCATGTACAGCTCCTTGTTACAATCTTTCAGTGGCACTTGGCAACATGAAATGAAAATATGTTTCTTAGCAAGTAACTTTACACATGAGGACATATGTGCTCAAGAAAGAGGGATGTTCCTCTGGACTGGAGTACATGTCCATATTCATTCTCTTAAATGTCTGGATGACTTGTCGGTCCTTGTGATCGGCGGGTAAGGAAAATGTACATTCAGTTGAGCCTGGTTCATCAATCATTTGATTTGATGTTGTAATTCTCTTGCATTTATGCAGCAATGGAAGCAGCTTGTGCTGGccaggagcagtgagctggtgttTCCAGTGTTTGTCAAGCTCAAGTTAATAGAGCAAGCTCTTGTGGATCAATGGGGAGGTGGTAGTGGTAGTAGTGATGTTAGATATGGCACAAGTGCAGCTCTGGACCTGTAACTTTGTTAGGCTGGGTTAAGGACCAATACTGCTGTTGTTAGTACTATGTGGTGTATGGAAATTTGTTTAGGAATTTGTGCAGGAACTTTGTTGAACAAGTTGCTGCTCCTTTGCTTGCAATAACTTTCAGTCGTTAATAATTTTCAGGAAATGTACTTTCTGAATGCACAAAATGATTGACTGGTACTTCACAAGCTGTTCTTCCGGTAATATTTTTTAGCTCGCCTACCCGCTGACGACTCCGTAAGACTTTAATGTCTTCCGTTAATCGACAATTGACCCTCGCATACATACTGATGGATGGGGCATATGCTGCTATCGTCACTACCCTCAGTCACCCCCAAGTCTTGATATCAAACTAGGTTCCAACCAAAGCCAAGATTTTTGACTGGCTTCTGCATTTGGAGTTGGACATATTAAACCCTAATCAGAATGGCAACACCTGTTTTTCACCTGTGTTGCTTTTCGATGCAATATGGTGTGTCGTCTGATATGGCCACCTTTCACCCCCTTCGACGGCGTCTGGACTGTTGCCACACCACCTGGTCCACCGACCTCGCTCACCACCTTCGTCATTCTGACTCTCCCCTGGAAAATTTTGGATGCTCGCTTAAAACGCTTTGTTCTTCAGATAAACTGAACTGCATGCCCCTGCTGTGCTCTCATACAAGCTGAAAGTGTGCAAAAGCATTTCCTGTGGTGGTTTTCTCTTTCGTTACAATGTACGCAAAAATGTTACCTCGAATCAAGAAGTATTTTCACTACCAAGAACAAAAATCCATGGAGCAAAAATGTTGTTCACTATTGCAGAGATAGTGGGAATGGTGACTATTGCAGTCCTTTGGATGATTTGGCTCGCCAGAAATCGGAAAGTTTTCGACGACATCTCAATCCCCCCTTTGACAGTTGCAAGGCAATGTTCAGAGATGGTGAGGCTCTGGTCTCAAAGCCAAACGCTCAGAGTTGGGGACTCCATCCAAAGCTGGATCGAAGGCTGAAATGCATCTTCTTTGTCTTTAACTTGTGTAGGCTCCCTCTCTGTTTTTTCTCCTGTTCTCCCCTCTTCCTGAGTGTGTAAGACTGTTTGTTTGCTTACCTGGTTTGCTGTTTTTATGAAATGAAAAGAAAATAGGTAGGGGCCTCCCCTCCCGACTTCACTTGAAAAAAAAAGTGTTCATGTAGTACGGAGATAAATGTTTTATTGGTGAGGGAAAATGTACCATCAAACAGAAATTAGTTTCAGTTAAATGTAAAAAAATGCTTTTATCTCACGAGGCAATATATATAGGTCCGAAACAAGGGCAAAAAAAGAAATACCAGGCCTTTGACCGAGCCGGCCTTTAAAAAAAACTAGCTTAAGCGGCTTGCTCGATAATGAAAACATAATGCCAAATTGGCTGGCCGGTAAGATAAACATCGCCTAGACATTGGCGACGTTGGCCCACACGTCTTCCATAGCACCAACACACCACAGAGCTTTATCTAAGGACTACGGATTCCTCTTATGCTCACACAAGTCACAAAATAAAACGATCTTGTCTTGTGATTACTCTGGCCAATTGTCATGGTTGTGTTTCACAGCCACTGCCTTCTAGGAATCTCGTACGTCCATCATAAAAACAAGCTAATTCTTGGAGTATTTCAGAGCCACTGCCTTTTAGGGATCTCGTACATCCACCACGCGAACAATCTAATTGTTGTGTCGCCATTGCATGTACAAAAAACTGATTTGGCTTGTCGTAGGGTAGAGCATCCTCGTCTCCTATCACAGCTCTATCATACCCGTGAGAAGAACCTGAAATCCTAAATAATAGTCCAAACCTGGGCAGTCATGGATGTTCTCGAGAATTGAGAAGAGCTCGTATGCAACCAACAATCATGTTGTTGTTAGGTGATGTAGAAACACATGATAACATTATCCCAAATCCTGATGCGTCTGTGTCCTATAATGTTTGTCTTTCCAATAACATTACAACATTGTTTccaattacatgcaagacttatgcatataTGCTTGTGGTGTACGCCCCTATGAATCTAGTAACAATTAGGTTGTACTTCATGCTTGGCTGGCCTCAAGGATGCATGACAGCTTCTTCGTGAATCGTGATCATGTTTGGTTTCTCTTCCCGTGCTTAAATAGGAGCATTGTGAGATATGGGGCAACAACCATGGGATGCATGCTTTCATGCACTTCAATTCCGTCATAAGGAGCACATGGGCATATGCATGTACTATTGCGAGCCTCTTACGAGTGAAGTGCTAAGTGTGTAGATGCTTTGATCTTATCGACAAATGCAGTTCCTCTATAGCACCATGTTAAGAGAGAGAATTGCATTCATTGTCTCAAGTTGCATCATCAACAACAGGTAGAAACGGGCATGCACTAAAAAATGACTAAATCAATATTTGGTAAAAGCTCCATATAGTCCCCTCTGTTTGAGCATGAAAGTGGCAGTGACCGTAATTGGTAGGGATGTGTTGTTCCATCATTGGCCTCCCTAAGGACCGTTGCCTTGTAGTGCACCGATTGTGTGCTCATGTGTGATCACCACTTCTTCGTCGCAACCCACCTTCTGCGCATGAGGACATAAGGTATTTTCAGACAAAGCTAGGGTATGACCAAACTTGTAGAGGAATTTCATTTCCCTTGTGTGCTATGTGCTCGATCTAGGTCAACAATGACATGGTGAGTTTGTTGTGATGTGTACATATTGGACCAGCTGAACACAAAGCGGAGTTAAATGTGTGGATTTAATCATTAGAGTGGGCTAAGGTAAACCTCCATGCTAAGTAAAAGGTCCTGGAAGATAACTCATGATTTTTGAATGTCATCATAGAGTATCATCTTGCTCTCATGCATCCAAGAGTAATCAATGTTGTAGTCGTTCAAATACAATGTGATTTCATGGAACTGTGTTCACTTTAGCCCAAGTATAATGCACATGAAAATAGAACTTCCCACTCACATGGTGGTCTAGTTTGATCAAACTAGATGACACCCTGCGCGTTGTTGAGTGTATCTTGTTAAAATAATGCATAAATAGAGGCTACAAAAACAACTAAAATAATGCAAAAGTAATTACATGAGTGCTCttagttcaaaaaaaatttaaaCATGTGAAGCATGTCACAAAATATTGTGCAATAAAGTAAGGGAATGCTTTTTTAACAAACAAAAAAACGAGTAGAAACTACCAACTAGAGGGATGAGTGGATGCTAAAAATAGCGCAGCCTCGAGGGAGGTGAAAGTTGAGGGTCATGGCATGTGTGACATTATGTGTCCATGGCACCAACTCCCATCCTCACGTGAGAACATTGTTCCCAcgctgggtgtcggtgtcaaaaccggcggatctcgggtaggggtcctgatctgtgtgtcttaggctgatggtaacaggaagcaagggacacaatgtttacccaggttcaggccctctagatggaggtaaaaccctacttcctgcttgattaatattgaagatatgagtagtacaagagtagatctaccacgagatcgtagaggctaaaccctaggagctagcctatgatggtatgattgtaattgtaatcggccttctaaggaccaacctctccggtttatatagacaccagagagggctagggtttacacggagtcagttacaagaaaggaaatataatatccggatcgccaagcttgccttccacgcaaaggagagtcccatccggacacgggccggagtcttgagtcttgtatcttcacgcttcaatagtccggacgatgtatatagtccggttgtccggataccccctaatccaggactccctcaccgggcttGTGTTGGATCCGATCTGGACGAGGTTTCCACCTCTCCGTACGtggcttcaggtggtggtggatgtAAATTGTGGCGAGGGGATGAGACGAGCCAAAAATTTCCTCCACACGATTGCTTGTGGTAGAGGATGGCAAGAGGTGGGTTGGTCGTTGTCTTTACTCATAGTAGGCATAGGCAACAATGACAATGCTCGTGTGGGACGGGTAACTCGTGTCGGGCAGTGGATGTACGCCATGGTAGCTGGCGCGGATGACCAAAAGAGTTAGCAGTGAGAGGGATGAGCGGATGGTGACAATAGCATGACCTCGAGGGAGGTGAAAGGCGAGGGTCATGGAATGTGCGGCATGATGTGCAAAGTGTTTGAGGGGGAAGACAAGTCACAAAGGTAGAAATCCTGGTGGCGTGGAGGTGGGGCGTGGTTGATGCGGATGTCAGATTGACTACGTAAGATGGACCCTTTAAACATATTTTTTATTGGAATAGCATTGCAGATACATACATGTCTGAAGA
Above is a window of Triticum dicoccoides isolate Atlit2015 ecotype Zavitan chromosome 5B, WEW_v2.0, whole genome shotgun sequence DNA encoding:
- the LOC119312317 gene encoding uncharacterized protein LOC119312317, whose translation is MKGENCSSGEAAVHSFPDPNPRLRRTMPPAAALMSDLVEDLFLRLSPELVEEVFFRLPPDEPACLVRASAVCKPWRRILADSGFLRRYRKFHGTPPVLGLFQRGDWLFQKGSRFVPTSALFPAQPDHPDCFAMDCRHGRALFARIWDTSVLMVLDPVTGHQRLVTSPYTHPVSFSAAVFCAGAAQGCDHHGCQAGHFRLAVVTTNDVQEVTSGWLYSSETRVWSQLTSLHHPNVRFINSAAPSVLVGDALYFNLGGIIECQLGTVCLSMLEKPIDGNGTLMATQDGLLGFAAVVDAANLTLWSREAGPKGAMGWAKLRIIDLEALLPVGAMSLTLEFRRRVHALVTSGIAEGTQIIFVITRDGSYMVDLESGRVRPVSCLCRKIFPYMSFYIPAMEAACAGQEQ